In Argonema galeatum A003/A1, one DNA window encodes the following:
- a CDS encoding methyltransferase family protein, which yields MSSSVSAIQLALVLVAMLAILIVLPALLFGVVQQWQVIFLLLGYVGFFQGTIWRVFRYGNLTKTSEDEQFKRRSGRLALAVQFIGLLAVHWLALYDFSRSGVVWRTADNLLPVNVAIFIVGSAIIINQAAIRTLKGFFDRIAIAPDHQLVTTGIYSIVRHPIYLSYVLLFTGFCTMLQSFASWVLLGFVCTIWLGSRIAIEEEMLEARFGKQYKAYQQKTKRLFPFIY from the coding sequence ATGAGCAGTTCTGTCAGTGCAATACAGTTAGCTTTGGTATTGGTGGCAATGCTAGCCATATTGATTGTGCTGCCAGCGCTTTTATTTGGGGTGGTACAGCAGTGGCAAGTAATTTTTTTATTGCTGGGCTATGTAGGTTTTTTTCAGGGCACAATTTGGCGTGTCTTTAGATATGGTAATCTGACCAAGACCAGTGAAGATGAGCAGTTTAAGCGCAGATCGGGTCGTTTGGCTTTGGCTGTGCAGTTTATTGGTCTTTTAGCTGTGCATTGGTTAGCACTGTATGATTTTTCGCGCTCTGGGGTTGTCTGGCGTACTGCTGACAATCTTTTGCCAGTGAATGTGGCAATTTTTATCGTTGGATCTGCGATAATTATTAATCAAGCGGCAATTCGCACACTTAAAGGATTTTTTGACCGGATTGCGATCGCGCCCGATCATCAGCTGGTAACAACAGGCATTTACAGTATCGTGCGTCACCCGATTTACCTGAGCTATGTTTTACTTTTTACGGGATTTTGCACAATGCTGCAAAGCTTTGCTAGCTGGGTGCTGCTGGGTTTTGTCTGTACAATTTGGTTGGGCAGCAGAATTGCGATCGAAGAAGAAATGCTGGAAGCAAGGTTCGGTAAGCAATACAAGGCTTATCAGCAAAAAACCAAAAGGTTGTTTCCATTTATTTACTGA
- the thiL gene encoding thiamine-phosphate kinase: MTDESPVLKVGDVGEQGLLKGLQGFCPPDIVGDDGAAIATQPGQYLVVTTDMLVDGVHFSDRTTSPQDAGWRAVAANLSDLAAMGATPLGITVGLAITGDTAVSWVEELYCGMRECLLQYNAAILGGDVVRSPVVTVSITAFGEVSPDRIIRRSNAKVGDAIVVTGVHGASRAGLELLLHPELGENLRNGERKSLIQAHQRPKPRLDVLPILWEILHSESKIQNPKSKIEVAGMDSSDGLVDAIVQICTASGVGGRIERSDIPIPPAFHNWISPDKAMEWILYGGEDFELVLCLPLEAAKIFVERLGEGAAIVGRITSDDDVRLVDIAGCYPDEVLTLDRGFQHF; this comes from the coding sequence GTGACCGATGAATCGCCTGTTTTAAAAGTTGGAGATGTCGGCGAACAAGGACTTCTGAAAGGATTGCAGGGGTTCTGTCCGCCAGATATTGTGGGTGATGATGGGGCGGCGATCGCAACTCAGCCGGGACAATATTTAGTTGTGACGACTGATATGTTGGTGGATGGGGTGCATTTTAGCGATCGCACTACCTCTCCACAAGACGCGGGATGGCGTGCTGTTGCTGCAAATTTATCCGATTTGGCGGCGATGGGTGCAACCCCTTTGGGTATTACAGTTGGTTTGGCAATTACCGGCGATACAGCTGTAAGTTGGGTTGAGGAACTTTACTGCGGAATGAGAGAATGTTTGCTACAATATAATGCGGCGATTTTGGGTGGAGATGTGGTCCGATCGCCTGTCGTTACTGTATCAATTACCGCTTTTGGCGAAGTTTCTCCCGATCGGATTATCCGCCGTTCCAATGCAAAAGTGGGAGATGCGATCGTTGTTACTGGCGTTCACGGTGCTTCGAGAGCGGGTTTAGAATTATTATTACATCCCGAATTAGGAGAAAATCTCAGGAATGGGGAGAGAAAATCATTAATTCAGGCGCATCAACGTCCAAAACCTAGATTAGATGTTTTACCAATCCTTTGGGAAATTTTACATTCCGAATCCAAAATCCAAAATCCAAAATCCAAAATAGAAGTTGCGGGAATGGATAGCAGCGATGGTTTAGTAGATGCGATCGTGCAGATTTGCACAGCTAGTGGTGTGGGGGGAAGAATTGAGCGATCGGACATTCCCATTCCACCCGCTTTTCATAATTGGATATCGCCAGATAAAGCAATGGAATGGATATTGTATGGTGGAGAAGATTTTGAATTAGTATTGTGTCTTCCCTTAGAAGCAGCTAAGATATTCGTGGAAAGATTGGGAGAGGGTGCTGCGATCGTGGGAAGAATTACCAGCGATGATGATGTGCGGTTAGTCGATATTGCTGGTTGTTATCCTGATGAAGTTCTTACTTTAGATCGAGGATTTCAACACTTTTAG
- a CDS encoding DUF29 domain-containing protein has product MTPELETTQKSLYETDYVRWVENTVEQLRTQNYDRVDWTNLIEEIEDMSRREKKSLKSNLVVLLLHLLKWQYQPEYRSGSWRGSIREHRRRINEDLKDSPSLTPYLQEVFAECYANARLQAADETSLSLENFPLDCPYAGELAIDPDFLPD; this is encoded by the coding sequence ATGACACCTGAACTCGAAACCACTCAAAAGAGTCTCTATGAAACTGATTATGTACGCTGGGTTGAAAACACAGTAGAGCAACTGCGTACCCAAAACTACGATCGTGTAGACTGGACAAATTTGATCGAAGAAATTGAGGATATGTCAAGACGGGAGAAAAAAAGCCTCAAAAGTAACCTTGTAGTGCTTCTGCTTCATCTTCTGAAATGGCAATATCAACCAGAGTATCGCAGCGGTAGTTGGCGAGGTAGCATTCGGGAACATCGCAGACGCATTAACGAGGATTTGAAGGATTCACCGAGTTTGACACCTTACTTACAAGAGGTATTTGCCGAATGTTATGCGAATGCTCGCCTTCAAGCAGCAGATGAAACGAGTTTGTCACTGGAAAATTTTCCACTGGATTGTCCTTACGCAGGGGAACTAGCGATCGATCCCGATTTTTTACCAGACTAA
- a CDS encoding lipase family protein: protein MQKLFNDDLRLVVDPITGIAEDRQLTDSLAGKDLLTGGTAVSLQTVKEPLQTAQNLLKGFATAPDFSAKMQVAFGNSFNVADADALAKAWVAGNISSFPKIEIRNYAEINGAKGAFAAANNTIYLSREFLTENAANTETVASVLLEEIAHAVDTQLNDADTPGDEGEIFSALVRGEKIEAEQLQRIKAEDDTASIILDGEVVQIEQAVNVPFQSRIGGVEGDTEVIKLGGTQGEINLSYRTFTIPDKVQLLYEGKVIFDSGFESTGGLNPSENPPPKVVKVPFKGNSDEVTLILTANQDDARTEWDYSVDTSNVSSPNVSPPGGGTGNTGTPPTGTGENGTTIDIPNKHTLYEFLAKDTVYKNFDTANLPLESQVFKLKAQDKESFSYKDFLPSDIVQEYGYKIDKIFNEEGKRKTGFYALGLTSDKGKPPVLVLRGTDLNPDELFADVFADADARGVGFNQFENNQQEVIKWLEDKKRPDIDIVGHSLGGALAQMLAAEFTEKGGQLGEIVTFNSPGISKQQADKFRRGLVESVKHYIAAGDFVSLGGEEFLQGSYEIFSASDWADDKDPIIRTLNGFTNRHLNPLLVEDVGYNAPLKTNDAIKKTSGLASQKYDTVTWLNSPLFTYLDPEFLTLMAVASTSIFSLNAANTLPEKPTIQKLGSLALNSSLFFRGKVEEIRTGVDNFDVGGNRYVGSVRLGGNLVPALRELASAANTNFLNYENGLIGIPVPPFQLGGVRLEPSGFSIKKEDKGLKLQGKASLIFPLGVGLSRFTADLAGDNFFRIKDSGFDVVGALSVDNILIVPDVWEIRQAKLEYNSIENKVGGQASILIPNHIGIGGLLEFENGQLNSLAFDVDGLNLPVFNTGLNLRRIKGGVKDLTKPDQIVFNGGVRFTNVGQEINIPLPSWAGGNQSVSILDIDIDGSLNRDRLKADGIAKVLGGILGDGKATAELNWNKGFLEVRDFNLSALGGFVKAQANFKANTNLDLTMGGNATLQVPQNLPIPNELGLFAEVIRKYQREPLQQGGFEIQYSNDGKLSNDYLSGWAKLPGLPVDLTLTLFLDGNYALRPGAKNIPETNSFIVNPSTNWVILGANWENAANNVPIQVKLPNGTILNESDFAANNITVVNDLTGSNTKGVIVYNPTPGVWDINVLNPTGLGNVRYSAFRDAVKPVVEVTNLSSNSTGSEVTINYKALDADSNAEVSLFYDTDNQGFDGIPIIRNLAESDGAGSFVWNTEGLPTGDYYVYSIIRDENNPPVFSYSTQQVKVTESTDLSVSKIASADPVVVGNNVDYTITVTNKGTNNAKGVTLIDTLPEDVTFVSASVNPTQQLGDDLIFDLSNLNNGETKTVKVTVTPQTTGTITSTAKVTSKTFDSDVTNNVAILDTSVDPITTDLALSATGITNTVDLGKKLTYNFSVTNNSPTTATGVTLTDNLPSGVKDVSTTSSKGLAAETNGIVTAELGELNSGETATVTVTATSIAADTFTKTTTVTSNEIDSNSANNSLIQRTIVNPVTPTGADLELTKIVDKANPNVGDQITFTLTLTNKGPGIASSVKVTDILPTGLNFVSANSIQGTYDSNTGVWDVGNIRDNLTRTLNIVAKVNNAGIIPTTAAVTAVSETDSDSTPNNNNPNEDDQASVTINAIGGVQIGTTNRLVFDDKTYLTLYPDVRDAYNNGGFEKVFDHFTTHGILENRDLRVRLFDETYYIGQNTDVKQAVDVGGFDNAFDHFILWGVNEGRKGSSSDNSSYRLLFDENYYLGQNPDVKAGVDDRGLYSGLIHYFEAGQFEGRKISFSDNYLISA from the coding sequence ATGCAAAAGTTATTCAACGATGACCTGCGTCTAGTTGTAGATCCCATCACTGGTATTGCAGAAGATCGACAGCTTACAGATAGTTTGGCTGGTAAGGATTTGCTGACAGGTGGTACAGCAGTATCATTACAAACAGTAAAAGAGCCTTTACAAACTGCACAGAATTTGCTAAAAGGGTTTGCAACTGCTCCTGATTTTAGTGCAAAGATGCAGGTAGCTTTTGGCAACAGCTTCAATGTTGCAGATGCTGATGCTTTGGCGAAAGCTTGGGTAGCGGGAAATATTAGCAGTTTTCCTAAGATTGAGATTCGCAATTACGCTGAAATTAATGGTGCAAAAGGAGCGTTTGCTGCTGCTAATAACACTATTTATTTATCGCGGGAATTCTTAACTGAAAATGCTGCTAACACCGAAACAGTTGCGAGTGTGCTTTTGGAAGAAATTGCTCATGCTGTAGACACTCAGTTGAATGATGCAGATACTCCAGGGGATGAAGGAGAAATTTTTTCGGCGCTAGTTCGGGGTGAAAAGATTGAAGCTGAACAGTTGCAGCGGATCAAAGCTGAGGATGATACAGCAAGTATCATCTTAGATGGGGAAGTTGTCCAGATTGAACAAGCTGTTAATGTTCCTTTTCAATCAAGGATTGGTGGTGTTGAAGGAGACACGGAAGTTATTAAATTAGGTGGTACTCAGGGTGAAATTAATTTGTCCTATCGAACTTTTACGATTCCCGACAAGGTACAGCTACTTTATGAAGGAAAAGTAATTTTTGATTCGGGGTTTGAAAGTACGGGAGGACTTAACCCATCAGAAAATCCTCCACCGAAGGTTGTAAAAGTTCCGTTTAAGGGAAACTCAGATGAGGTTACGTTAATTCTGACAGCCAATCAAGATGACGCTCGTACTGAGTGGGATTATTCGGTTGATACTTCTAATGTTAGTTCACCTAATGTTTCCCCACCAGGCGGCGGCACTGGAAACACTGGTACTCCACCAACCGGAACTGGAGAAAACGGCACTACGATCGACATCCCTAATAAGCATACCCTTTACGAGTTTTTAGCCAAAGATACGGTCTACAAAAATTTTGATACAGCAAATTTGCCGCTAGAATCTCAAGTTTTTAAACTCAAAGCACAAGATAAGGAGTCATTTAGCTACAAAGATTTTTTACCGTCCGATATCGTGCAAGAATATGGGTATAAGATTGATAAAATCTTTAATGAAGAGGGCAAACGAAAAACAGGATTTTATGCGCTGGGCTTGACATCTGACAAAGGAAAACCTCCTGTTCTGGTTCTCCGTGGCACAGACCTTAATCCAGACGAATTATTTGCAGATGTTTTTGCTGATGCTGATGCGCGAGGAGTAGGCTTCAACCAGTTTGAAAATAATCAACAAGAAGTGATCAAATGGTTAGAAGATAAAAAACGACCTGATATAGATATAGTTGGTCATAGCTTGGGTGGTGCATTGGCACAAATGCTTGCTGCTGAATTTACAGAAAAGGGCGGACAATTAGGAGAAATCGTCACCTTTAACTCTCCTGGAATTTCTAAGCAACAAGCTGACAAATTCAGGAGAGGTTTAGTTGAAAGTGTTAAGCATTACATTGCTGCTGGTGACTTCGTAAGTCTGGGAGGTGAAGAGTTTTTACAAGGTTCCTACGAAATATTTTCCGCTTCTGATTGGGCAGATGACAAAGATCCTATCATTCGGACTTTAAACGGCTTCACAAACAGACACTTAAATCCGCTCCTTGTTGAAGATGTTGGATACAATGCCCCTTTAAAGACTAATGATGCTATTAAGAAAACATCAGGGTTAGCTTCACAAAAGTATGACACGGTAACTTGGCTCAATAGTCCTTTGTTTACTTACCTAGATCCAGAGTTTTTGACACTGATGGCAGTAGCATCTACATCAATATTTAGTTTGAATGCAGCTAATACTTTACCCGAAAAACCGACGATACAAAAGCTTGGATCTTTGGCTCTCAACAGTTCTCTATTTTTCCGAGGTAAAGTTGAAGAAATCAGAACAGGAGTAGACAACTTTGATGTGGGAGGGAACCGTTATGTTGGGTCAGTAAGACTTGGAGGAAATTTAGTACCAGCCCTAAGAGAGTTAGCTAGTGCAGCAAACACAAACTTCTTGAACTATGAGAATGGTCTGATTGGAATACCTGTACCTCCGTTTCAACTCGGCGGTGTCAGGCTTGAGCCAAGTGGTTTCAGTATAAAGAAGGAAGACAAGGGATTAAAGCTTCAAGGCAAAGCGTCTTTAATATTTCCGCTAGGAGTAGGGCTGTCCAGATTCACTGCTGACTTGGCTGGAGACAACTTCTTCCGAATTAAAGATAGTGGATTTGATGTAGTTGGTGCGCTTTCAGTGGACAATATTCTAATTGTTCCTGACGTATGGGAAATTAGACAAGCTAAACTTGAATATAACTCAATTGAAAACAAGGTTGGTGGGCAAGCTTCTATCTTGATACCAAACCACATAGGAATTGGTGGTCTGTTAGAGTTTGAAAACGGACAATTAAACTCCCTAGCATTTGATGTAGACGGTCTAAATTTACCTGTTTTCAATACAGGTTTGAATCTGAGGCGGATAAAAGGTGGAGTAAAGGATCTGACGAAACCAGATCAAATTGTGTTTAATGGTGGTGTGAGATTCACAAATGTTGGTCAAGAAATTAATATTCCTCTACCATCTTGGGCTGGTGGGAACCAATCAGTGTCAATATTGGATATTGACATCGATGGCAGTTTGAATCGGGATCGTTTAAAGGCAGACGGTATTGCAAAAGTATTGGGTGGAATACTAGGAGATGGCAAAGCTACAGCTGAACTCAATTGGAACAAAGGCTTCCTAGAGGTAAGGGATTTTAATCTTTCAGCACTTGGCGGATTTGTCAAGGCACAAGCCAATTTCAAAGCCAACACTAATTTAGACTTGACAATGGGCGGAAACGCAACACTTCAAGTTCCTCAAAATCTACCTATTCCTAATGAATTAGGACTTTTTGCAGAAGTGATTCGTAAATATCAACGCGAACCACTACAACAAGGAGGCTTTGAAATCCAATATTCTAACGATGGCAAGCTTTCTAATGATTATCTTTCCGGTTGGGCTAAACTACCCGGATTGCCAGTTGACCTTACTCTCACCTTATTCTTAGATGGCAATTACGCTCTCAGACCAGGTGCTAAAAATATACCTGAAACCAATAGCTTTATAGTTAACCCTAGTACAAACTGGGTTATTCTTGGCGCTAATTGGGAAAATGCTGCTAATAACGTACCAATTCAAGTTAAGTTGCCAAATGGCACTATTTTGAATGAATCTGATTTCGCAGCTAACAACATTACAGTTGTTAATGACCTCACAGGCTCAAATACTAAGGGCGTTATAGTCTACAATCCAACACCCGGAGTATGGGATATTAACGTGCTTAATCCCACTGGGTTAGGAAATGTAAGATATAGCGCCTTCCGTGATGCAGTCAAGCCCGTCGTTGAAGTGACTAATCTATCCTCAAATTCAACTGGTTCTGAGGTGACAATCAACTACAAAGCCTTGGATGCTGACTCCAATGCAGAAGTTAGTTTATTCTACGACACTGACAATCAGGGATTTGATGGCATACCAATTATTAGGAATCTTGCTGAAAGTGACGGTGCAGGCAGTTTTGTTTGGAACACAGAAGGCTTACCAACTGGAGATTATTACGTTTACTCTATTATCAGAGACGAAAATAATCCTCCTGTTTTCAGTTATTCTACCCAACAAGTGAAAGTCACTGAATCGACAGATTTATCTGTTAGCAAAATAGCTAGTGCAGATCCAGTTGTTGTAGGTAATAATGTAGACTACACAATCACCGTAACCAATAAAGGCACTAATAACGCTAAGGGAGTGACTCTCATTGATACTCTGCCGGAAGATGTAACCTTCGTTTCTGCTAGTGTTAACCCCACTCAACAGTTAGGCGACGATCTCATCTTTGACCTTAGCAACTTAAACAACGGTGAAACCAAAACAGTAAAAGTTACCGTTACCCCGCAGACAACGGGAACCATCACCAGCACTGCTAAGGTGACGAGTAAAACTTTTGATTCTGATGTTACAAACAATGTAGCTATCCTTGACACCTCCGTTGACCCAATTACTACTGACCTTGCCCTTAGCGCAACTGGAATTACTAACACTGTAGATCTAGGAAAAAAACTCACCTACAACTTTAGCGTCACCAACAATAGCCCTACCACAGCTACAGGTGTTACCCTAACTGACAACTTGCCATCAGGAGTAAAGGATGTTTCTACTACTTCTAGCAAAGGTTTAGCCGCTGAAACTAACGGTATCGTTACTGCTGAACTAGGGGAACTTAACAGCGGTGAGACAGCAACAGTTACCGTTACTGCTACTTCCATTGCTGCTGACACTTTCACTAAGACTACCACCGTTACCAGCAACGAAATTGACTCCAACTCTGCCAATAATTCCCTCATTCAAAGGACAATAGTTAATCCAGTAACACCTACTGGTGCTGACCTAGAATTAACCAAAATTGTAGACAAAGCTAATCCCAATGTAGGGGATCAAATTACTTTTACCCTCACGCTCACAAACAAAGGGCCAGGAATTGCTAGCAGTGTTAAAGTAACAGACATATTACCCACTGGACTAAACTTTGTATCTGCTAACAGCATTCAGGGAACTTACGACAGCAATACAGGTGTGTGGGATGTAGGCAACATTAGAGATAATCTCACCCGCACTCTAAATATTGTTGCCAAAGTCAACAATGCAGGCATCATTCCCACGACAGCAGCAGTAACAGCTGTTAGCGAAACTGACTCTGATTCTACTCCCAATAACAATAATCCCAACGAAGATGACCAAGCTTCAGTCACTATCAATGCTATCGGAGGAGTACAAATTGGCACTACCAACCGATTAGTCTTTGACGACAAAACCTATCTCACCCTTTATCCCGATGTCCGAGATGCTTATAACAACGGCGGATTTGAAAAGGTATTCGATCACTTCACCACTCATGGCATACTCGAAAACCGCGATTTGAGAGTTCGTCTGTTTGATGAAACCTATTATATCGGTCAAAATACTGATGTCAAACAAGCTGTTGATGTAGGCGGATTCGATAACGCCTTCGATCACTTCATACTCTGGGGAGTAAATGAAGGACGCAAAGGCAGTTCATCGGATAATAGTTCTTACCGCTTGCTATTTGATGAAAACTATTACCTCGGACAAAATCCAGATGTGAAAGCAGGTGTTGACGATCGCGGATTATATAGCGGATTGATCCACTACTTCGAGGCTGGTCAATTTGAAGGACGGAAAATTAGTTTCTCGGACAACTACCTTATTTCGGCTTAA